The following proteins come from a genomic window of Nicotiana tomentosiformis chromosome 12, ASM39032v3, whole genome shotgun sequence:
- the LOC104121157 gene encoding ALBINO3-like protein 1, chloroplastic — protein sequence MATFFTSLGPNSVLSPFTERTRTLNPVFYRTHFGNLPTYKPFSRGVLGVARFGLGQDPFPGPETAEMLFKDLFARAEGFLYTVADAAVSGSADTVVNTVESSKQNGDWLSGITNGMESVLKVLKDGLSTLHVPYSYGFAIILLTILVKAATFPLTKKQVESAMAMRSMAPQIKAIQERYAGDQERIQLETARLYKLAGINPLAGCLPTLATIPIWIGLYRALSNVANEGLLTEGFFWIPSLAGPTTIASRQTGSGTSWLFPFVDGHPPLGWSDTFAYLVLPVLLVVSQYISIQIMQPSQQSDDPNVKNSQAITKFLPLMLGYFSLSVPSGLSLYWFTNNILSTAQQVWLQKFGGAKTPALKLSDDTSRKEQLGGAKIPTLKLSDKTSREEQPQIQKQVSEATITKKKDENPTSDRPRQGDRFKQLKEQEVRKRQQREEEKRKAEIAANKKEDKPVEIENSIRTDSVIGDSISKSLNASTSEYYRVVNGDSASSEVKEDERKQIGEISDDHNRGVKN from the exons ATGGCAACTTTTTTCACTTCACTCGGACCCAATTCTGTACTGTCTCCATTTACAGAACGTACAAGAACCCTAAATCCAGTTTTTTACCGAACCCACTTTGGAAATCTTCCAACTTACAAACCCTTTTCACGGGGCGTGCTCGGAGTAGCTCGATTCGGGTTGGGTCAGGATCCGTTTCCTGGCCCGGAAACTGCAGAGATGCTTTTCAAAGACCTGTTTGCTCGGGCTGAAGGGTTTTTGTATACAGTTGCTGATGCTGCTGTTTCTGGTTCTGCTGATACGGTTGTTAACACTGTTGAAAGTAGTAAACAGAATGGTGATTGGCTTTCTGGTATTACCAATGGAATGGAGTCTGTCCTGAAG GTTTTGAAGGATGGACTCTCAACTTTACATGTGCCGTATTCTTATGGTTTTGCAATCATTCTACTAACAATACTAGTAAAAGCTGCAACTTTTCCTCTAACAAAAAAACAG GTAGAATCAGCAATGGCAATGCGATCTATGGCACCTCAAATAAAGGCTATTCAGGAGCGATATGCTGGAGACCAG GAGAGGATTCAACTTGAAACTGCTCGTCTTTATAAATTAGCTGGCATAAATCCACTGGCAG GATGTCTGCCGACCCTTGCCACTATACCTATATGGATTGGGCTTTACAGAGCCCTCTCTAACGTGGCAAATGAG GGGCTTCTGACAGAAGGCTTCTTCTGGATACCCTCACTAGCTGGTCCAACAACAATTGCCTCTCGACAAACTGGAAGTGGCACCTCTTGGCTTTTCCCTTTTGTA GATGGTCATCCTCCACTTGGTTGGTCCGATACTTTTGCATATCTTGTCTTGCCTGTACTGTTGGTTGTCTCTCAGTACATCTCTATTCAAATTATGCAACCATCTCAACAG aGTGATGATCCAAATGTGAAGAACTCTCAAGCAATAACTAAGTTTCTCCCTCTAATGCTTGGTTACTTTTCACTGTCAGTTCCTTCTGGTCTGAGCCTATATTG GTTCACAAACAACATACTTAGCACCGCTCAACAAGTATGGCTTCAGAAGTTTGGGGGTGCAAAAACTCCAGCGCTGAAATTAAGTGATGATACTTCTAGGAAAGAGCAACTTGGGGGTGCAAAAATTCCAACCCTGAAATTAAGTGATAAAACTTCTAGGGAAGAACAACCTCAAATTCAGAAACAAGTCTCTGAAGCAACAATAACTAAAAAGAAAGACGAGAATCCTACATCAGATAGGCCCCGCCAGGGTGACAG GTTTAAACAGTTAAAGGAACAAGAAGTAAGAAAACGGCAACAGAGGGAGGAGGAGAAGAGGAAAGCTGAAATAGCAGCCAATAAGAAAGAAGATAAGCCAGTTGAGATAGAAAATAGTATCAGAACTGACTCTGTTATTGGTGATTCTATCTCTAAGAGTCTCAATGCTTCCACTTCTGAATATTATCGTGTCGTAAATGGTGATAGTGCTTCCTCTGAAGTGAAGGAAGATGAAAGAAAACAGATTGGTGAAATTTCAGATGATCACAACCGTGGAGTCAAAAATTGA
- the LOC138902898 gene encoding uncharacterized protein, with protein sequence MDEIRRQFEHLKHGIMSVTEYEMEFTKLSEYAPNLILAEREKVRRFIEGLNPHMAKDMTSHQDDKTYLQVVNNTTRKEAFDKIARKARDNNKKARTTGIYSGFSVGGKRHPVKCLLGQKGCFHCHDPSHIKRDYPLLGQASGKTLTTQATSMVNSIVAPPPVRASNT encoded by the exons ATGGATGAGATCCGACGTCAGTTCGAACATCTTAAACATGGTATCATGTCAGTGACTGAATATGAGATGGAATTTACAAAATTGTCAGAGTATGCACCTAATTTGATACTAGCAGAGAGAGAAAAAGTGAGAAGGTTCATTGAAGGCTTGAATCCACATATGGCAAAAGATATGACTTCACATCAGGATGACAAGACTTATCTTCAGGTTGTCAATAACACTACGCGTAAGGAGGCTTTTGATAAAATTGCCAGGAAAGCTAGAGATAACAACAAGAAGGCTAGAACAACAGGTATTTATAGTGGATTTTCAGTTGGGGG CAAAAGACATCCAGTGAAATGCCTTTTGGGTCAGAAAGGTTGTTTCCATTGCCATGATCCGAGTCATATTAAGAGAGACTATCCACTGCTTGGACAAGCTTCGGGGAAAACTCTAACTACACAGGCAACATCCATGGTTAATTCTATAGTTGCACCTCCTCCAGTTCGGGCATCTAATACTTAG
- the LOC138902899 gene encoding uncharacterized protein, translated as MQNVEASNRVITGILSVCGRLAYVLVDPGSTLSYVSPYFCVEFGKTPEKLGVLFEVSIPIGESVKVEYIFRNCIITVQGRETLADLNLLDVVDFDIIAGMDWLSSCHATVDCHTKTVKFSFIGEDPIIIRGEVGTPVGNFISYLKARKLMSNGCLAYLAHVRDMKVGSPVLESVPIVKEFSDVFPDDLPRIPPDREIEFGIDTLPVTQPISIPPYRMAPSELNELKK; from the coding sequence ATGCAGAATGTTGAGGCATCTAATAGAGTTATTACAGGTATTCTCTCGGTTTGTGGTCGCCTTGCTTATGTATTAGTTGATCCTGGTTCAACTTTGTCCTATGTGTCTCCTTATTTTTGTGTCGAGTTTGGAAAAACACCCGAAAAATTAGGGGTTCTGTTTGAGGTTTCCATACCTATAGGGGAATCTGTTAAAGTTGAGTATATATTCAGAAATTGCATCATCACAGTTCAGGGCCGAGAAACATTAGCCGATTTGAACTTGTTAGATGTGGTAGACTTTGACATCATAgctggcatggactggttatcttctTGTCATGCTACAGTTGATTGCCACACAAAGACGGTTAAATTCTCATTTATTGGGGAAGATCCAATTATAATTAGAGGTGAAGTGGGTACGCCTGTGGGTAactttatttcttaccttaaggctagaAAACTAATGAGCAACGGGTGTTTGGCGTATCTAGCACATGTGCGGGATATGAAAGTTGGCTCCCCAGTGCTTGAATCAGTACCGATTGTGAAAGAGTTTTCAGACGTGTTCCCGGATGATCTCCCAAGGAtaccaccagatagggagattgagtttGGCATAGATACATTGCCAGTAACTCAACCAATCTCGATTCCTCCTTACAGAATGGCTCCATCTGAGCTAAATGAACTCAAG